The genomic region TCAGATGTCATCCTTAATAATCCCATAGTGCCTACTGGCTTAACGTTTGGTAATTCGCTTACCCATATATTAAGTGCTTTACTCATTTTCTCCATTATTAAAACAAGGTTATCTACTAATTTAGGATCACTGAAGACGTCAATTAATCTTACCATCTTATCTAATACTCCGTTCTTTTGTAATTCTGCTAATTTGCCCATCATATTAACCATGGAATCGATGTCTATTTGAGTAAGCGTCTTTACAGTTCTCTCGTCAGTTAATTTCTTTAAAATGGGTAATGAGGCTTCCATTGCAGTAAGTAAGCCTTCTACGTCTAGTTGTTGCACCAATTTTATTGCTCTCTCACTAGTCATTTTTTGCATCATTGGAGTTAGAGCTTCAATGGCTGCCAATGTTGAGTCTACGTCAAATTTCTGTATTAACGAAATTGCTTTAGGAGAAGTTAGTTTTTGCATCATTGGAGTTAATGCCTCTATAGCTGATAACATTGCGTCAACGTCAATTTTTTGCAATAATGCTAGAGCTCTATCGCTTGTTAGTTTTTCTATTATTGGCCATATTGCTTGTATTTTTGGTAGTTGTTCCATTCCTAAGGATATGAGTGTATTAATTAGGTCCGCTTTCTGTACTGCGTCAAGAAGAGCGACTCCTTGCTCCATCATATTTAGAAGTTCGTCTATTTGACCTTTCTTTTGCATCTCTGCCATAGTCTTTGCAATCCTATTTAATGTAGGAGTTAATTCTACCGTAGCTTCTAATAACGTATCAACATCAAGGCTTTCTAGTACTTTTAGTGCCTTATCGCTTGTTAATTTTTGAAGTATAGGAGTAAGCTTTTCTGTAGAATCAAGTAGTGCACCATAATTTATGCTTTCTAGTACTTTTAGTGCCTTATCGCTTGTCAAGGCTTTCATTATTGGTGTTAATTTTTCTATAGCTGTTAACGTGGCGTCTATATCTATCTGCTTTAACAATGAGATTGCCTTGTCGCTTGTAAGCTTTTGTATCATTGGGGTTAGAGCTTCGATAGCGTTTAATGTAGCGTCTAGATCTATTTGTTGTAGCAAGTTTAATGTCTTATCGCTTGTTAGTTTTTCTATTATTGGCCATATTGCTTGTATTTTTGGTAGTTGTTCCATTCCTAAGGATATGAGTGTATTAATTAGGTCCGCTTTCTGTACTGCGTCAAGAAGTGAGAGAGTTTGGTCTGTTAAGTTTAATAGAAAGTCTAATTGACCCTTTTTATCCATTTCATTAAGTTTATTTGTAAGTTTTTCTATTGTTGGTAATGAGTCTGCTATTTTGCTTAATTTTTCAAGGTTTTCAGGTTTTAATAATGTTTCTAAAGGATCTTGTCCTTCAGACATATTTATCTATAATCTATTTACGCAATTAGTTTAATAATTTTATGAGTAATGAAATGTAGGTTTTAGCTTACATAATATTTTTCAAGATTTCTCGTTACTATTTAACATGTTTTTATACACTTTCGTAGTATTTTTTTATATTTAAGAATCTAAATTATCTTTTCTTTTTACTTTTATTCATGGTTGAAAGCTTTTAGATTTTCTTGCTAAAAATCTTTATATAATAGGTAGTCATTAAACCCTTGATGGGCTCTCCTTCAGATCATCTAGCAAATGAGAGAACTTTTCTGGCATGGGTTAGAACAGGAATAGCATTAATAGGCTTCGGTTTTGTAATAGCGAAATTTGCTTTATTCATATCTATTCTCAAAGGTGCAAAAACCTTATCTTCAAGCTCTGTAACTTATGGTGAAGTTATGATTATTCTGGGCGGAATTGTAATACTCTACGGCTTATATTCTTATCTAGAAAATGAAAAAGATATATCTAGGAATCAATATACACCAAGGGTCTTACCTAATATGATATTTGTAGGGATAATTTTGGCTATTACAGTAATCCTAGCACTCTTCATAATATGAGGTCAAGATAAATGATAATAAAATACAAGGCTATGAGAAGTATAGACTCATACTTAGTCACCTTACCGTCAAGAAGTATACCTATACCTATTACATTGGCTATAACTGCAGATATGAGTTCCGGTAAAGAATTATAAAAGCTATATGACGAGAAGAATCCAATTAATCCCAGTAATAAAGTAGAGTTCTCTATTTTACTTCCTACAAAACTAACTATTGCCAAAGACCCTCCATTCAAATTTCTCATTGCCAATCTAATGCCAGATATTTTTTCCTCAAGCTCTGCTGCTATTGGAGTTATCAATAGCGAAGTCCAAGCTATAGGTAAATTAAATTCTTTAGATATTGCAACAATGCATTTAACAAACAGGTCTGAAAAGGCTAATATCAGAATTGCTCCTATTACTAGTTCTATAACGCTCTTAGATAAGTTGGTAATTTTATCGTTTTCTTTTTCATCTTTACCCTTCTTAATTCTATAAAAAATATAAAATATGTATATTGATGACAATACTATTGCTGTCAAAATGTTAAATCTACCATAAAAAACTATTACAGCTAGAATAATAGTATTAAGGATTAAGAAATTATTTTCAACTTTATAATCATAATTCATCGTCAGGGATCTATTCCAGGAAAATGAATAAATTAAACCAACCAAACCTATGCCTAAAGTAAATAATATTACATTGCCACCAATTGCGGAGCCAATAGCAACTTCATATTCTCTATTAAGTAACGCGTATACAGTAATTACTGTTTCCGGTAATGCTGTTAAAAAACCTAAAATTACTCCTCCAGCAATTCCTTGCCCGAACTTTCTTTCCATATTTTCTGTACCCCTGGCAAGAAGCTCTGCAGCAATAATCAGGATTGTTAAAACTCCTATGAATCTGATTAAGTCCGCCATTTACTTTCATTTTAGCTTTTACAACATAACTAATTATTAACCCCTTTCATTTACTTAAATTAGATGGACGAACTAGACAAGAAAATATTACTTTACCTATTTCGTGATGGTAGAATATCTATTCGTAGCTTAGCGTCTCTGTTAAATCTAACTCCTCCTACCGTTCTTTATAGAATAAAAAATTTGGAAAAAGAGGAAA from Acidianus ambivalens harbors:
- a CDS encoding sodium:calcium antiporter; the protein is MADLIRFIGVLTILIIAAELLARGTENMERKFGQGIAGGVILGFLTALPETVITVYALLNREYEVAIGSAIGGNVILFTLGIGLVGLIYSFSWNRSLTMNYDYKVENNFLILNTIILAVIVFYGRFNILTAIVLSSIYIFYIFYRIKKGKDEKENDKITNLSKSVIELVIGAILILAFSDLFVKCIVAISKEFNLPIAWTSLLITPIAAELEEKISGIRLAMRNLNGGSLAIVSFVGSKIENSTLLLGLIGFFSSYSFYNSLPELISAVIANVIGIGILLDGKVTKYESILLIALYFIIIYLDLIL
- a CDS encoding YidH family protein, whose product is MGSPSDHLANERTFLAWVRTGIALIGFGFVIAKFALFISILKGAKTLSSSSVTYGEVMIILGGIVILYGLYSYLENEKDISRNQYTPRVLPNMIFVGIILAITVILALFII
- a CDS encoding DUF1641 domain-containing protein, which encodes MSEGQDPLETLLKPENLEKLSKIADSLPTIEKLTNKLNEMDKKGQLDFLLNLTDQTLSLLDAVQKADLINTLISLGMEQLPKIQAIWPIIEKLTSDKTLNLLQQIDLDATLNAIEALTPMIQKLTSDKAISLLKQIDIDATLTAIEKLTPIMKALTSDKALKVLESINYGALLDSTEKLTPILQKLTSDKALKVLESLDVDTLLEATVELTPTLNRIAKTMAEMQKKGQIDELLNMMEQGVALLDAVQKADLINTLISLGMEQLPKIQAIWPIIEKLTSDRALALLQKIDVDAMLSAIEALTPMMQKLTSPKAISLIQKFDVDSTLAAIEALTPMMQKMTSERAIKLVQQLDVEGLLTAMEASLPILKKLTDERTVKTLTQIDIDSMVNMMGKLAELQKNGVLDKMVRLIDVFSDPKLVDNLVLIMEKMSKALNIWVSELPNVKPVGTMGLLRMTSDKDASYALGMMKALLEATGKAFRES